Within the Streptomyces sp. R41 genome, the region CGATGCCGTTGAGCACGTGGTACAGGGCGAAGAAGAACGGGGACTGCGCCAGGATGGGAAGGCACGAGGAGAGCGGGTTGGTACCCGCCTCCTTGTACATCTTCATCATCTCTTCGGACTGGCGCTGCTTGTCGTTCTTATAGCGCTCCTGGATCTTCTTCATCTCGGGCTGCAGCGTCTGCATGGCCCGAGTGGCCTTGATCTGCTTCACGAAGAGCGGGATCAGGCAGATACGGATCAGGATCACCAGGGACACGATGGACAGGCCCCAGGCCCAGCCCGTATCGGGACCGAAGATCTTCCCGTACACGGCGTGGAACTGGACGATGACCCAGGAAACGGGTGTCGTGATGAAGCTGAAAAGACTGGCAATCGTGTCCACTAATCAGGCTCCTTGAGCATGGGACGGGGTCTCGGCGGCCGGGCTCGAGGGATGGTCGGACATACCGTGCCCCTCGATGGCCGGTTCGGCGGCGGAGTTCCCGCCCTTGCGTGCACGCCAGGCGTTACGCAGCGTTTCGTGCCACCGCGGACGCTTGCGCGGCGGAACATGGTCCACGCCGCCCAGCGACCACGGATTGCACCGGAGGATGCGCCAGGCGGTCAGTGCCGTTCCCTTGATCGCACCGTGCCGGTCGATGGCCGTGTAGCCGTAGTGGGAGCACGACGGGTAGTACTTGCAGACCGGCCCGAGCAACGGGCTGATCGTCCACTGGTACAGCTTGATAAGAGCCAGCAGCGGGTACTTCATCGCGCGCCCCCTCCCAGCAGCCGCTGAAGGGCGGCGTCCAGGTCTCGGGCCAGCTGTTCATGGTCGGCGTCGCCCGCACCGGGCAGCGCTCGTACGACTACCAGGCTACCGGGGGGCAACTGGGCCACTCGGTCACGCATCAGATGGCGAAGTCTGCGCTTCACCTTGTTGCGTACGACCGCTCCACCCACGGCCTTGCTCACGACGAAACCCGCACGCGTCGGGGGAGCGCTCTCCCCAGGCGCGTGCGGGTCCGTTGCACCGCTACGTAGATGGACGACGAGAAGCGGGCGTCCGGCCCGACGTCCTCGGCGTACCGCGGTCGCGAAGTCTTCGCGCCGCCTCAGCCGATGCTCGGTAGGCAGCACGACATCCTGACCTGTGCGATCAGGCGGAAAGGCGGGCGCGACCCTTGCCACGGCGGGACGCGAGAATCGCGCGGCCGGCACGGGTGCGCATGCGCAGCCGGAAGCCGTGGGTCTTGGCGCGACGACGGTTGTTCGGCTGGAAGGTGCGCTTGCTCACTCGGGGGCTCCAGAAAGAATCGGTAGTGGCGGGGTGCCGTCCTGGCTGTCACCGTGCGCCCACGAGGTAGCTCGTATTACGCCCGAGTGCACCGCTTCCCGATCACTCTTCGCGATCTGTGCCCATCGGAGGCAGGCGGCAGCAGCCATCGACAACTCGACCTGGTTACGGTACGCGCGGCTACGCCATCCGGTCAAACCAACCCCGGGCAAGAGACACTATCCACAGGCTGGGGACAACAACTTGAACCGCACCGGTCGCCCTGACTACCGTGGCTGAACTCCGATTCGTTCCCTTCCCACCGCCCCAGCGGTTTTGTTCCCCCCGCCCCACCCGACTGACTTCCCAACCAGTTCCCAGAACCACACGTTCGTGGGACCCATGAGAGAGCGTGCCCTGTGGCTGACGTACCTGCCGATCTTGCCGCAGTGTGGCCACGAGTACTCGAACAACTCCTCGGGGAGGGCCGGGGTCAAGGTGTCGAGGCGAAGGACGAGCACTGGATCAAGCGCTGCCAGCCGTTGGCGTTGGTCGCGGACACCGCGCTCCTCGCTGTCCCGAACGAGTTCGCGAAGGGCGTACTCGAAGGTCGCCTCGCGCC harbors:
- the yidD gene encoding membrane protein insertion efficiency factor YidD yields the protein MKYPLLALIKLYQWTISPLLGPVCKYYPSCSHYGYTAIDRHGAIKGTALTAWRILRCNPWSLGGVDHVPPRKRPRWHETLRNAWRARKGGNSAAEPAIEGHGMSDHPSSPAAETPSHAQGA
- the rnpA gene encoding ribonuclease P protein component; translated protein: MLPTEHRLRRREDFATAVRRGRRAGRPLLVVHLRSGATDPHAPGESAPPTRAGFVVSKAVGGAVVRNKVKRRLRHLMRDRVAQLPPGSLVVVRALPGAGDADHEQLARDLDAALQRLLGGGAR
- the rpmH gene encoding 50S ribosomal protein L34; its protein translation is MSKRTFQPNNRRRAKTHGFRLRMRTRAGRAILASRRGKGRARLSA